CCGGTCGTACCCAATGTCCCTTCGATCCGTCCTTTCCCCTTGAAAAAAACTTTGTACTCTCCCGGCTCATAACGTGGATTGGTGGCAAGGATTAAATCTGCGTACGCGCCGGCCTCAAGGCTTTTTATCCAGCCATCTTCATCGAGATCAAGGGCTGGACCATCGTCCCAGCCACATCCGTTGCATTGAGAAATCCAGGGCCTGGCTCGCTTAGCCTGGTTAATAAAATGAAGCTCTGATGAATAGTCAATAACACCCATCAAGTTAATTCCAAGAGGGGATGTCTCGTTGAGTGCCTGTGCCACGGTTGTCGTGAAAAAAGAGAAACTGTGCAGAGTCAAGGCTAGTGCCAGTATGTATCGGAGCATATACCCTCCTAAGGTGATTAATTAAATAGAATATTTGTTATGGTTAATTTTTAAAGCTTAAAGTACCATGATCGCATTTCTAACTATTATTGATGTTTATTGAAACTTCAGCCTCCTGACGAAATTAGTTTTTCCTTCGGTCATCTTAAGTATGTAAATACCACCCGCAAGTGCACCAACTGACAAATAGTGTGTTCCTGGTCCATTGATGTTCCAGCTTCTGATGACCCTTCCCCTGGCGTCATACAGCTGCACTGATCGTGTCCCCTCACTTGCAGTGTTTAATTTCAGTACAGGTCCATGTCTTTTCACTTTGATTCCAGTCGAATTGGAAAGGAGTTGATGGGCAACAGAAGTGGTGTGTTCGACCACAGTTAAGGACACATTGTCAATACTTATGTTGCCATCACTTGTCCCGAAATTAAATTCTGCCCGGGAATTGGAATCGTTTGGTTCGACCATCTTAAACACAAAATCATAGGTTTTCATCTCGGTAGTGAGAGAAACAACCTCTTCTAGGTAGGGTGTCCAGGGAAGGTCATTGTGTTTTAGTGATACCGCTATATCCCGCGATGATTGAGCCATCGCATCAAATGAGAATTTATAATAAGTATTTTCGTTAAGTGTGATATTTTCCTGATATAATTGAACATGCCATTGCAGTGATCCGCCATCAGTTATCGTTACATCAGCCCTGTTATGCAGAGTTGAAAAGGTACCGTCACCGTCGTCGAATGTTATAAATGTCCAGTACTGATCTTCCTGGGAGAAATCTCCGTTTTTAACCATCGGTGCGTCCGGGTCAAAGAAGGTTGCTGTAATAATTTTATTTGAGTTCATCGTGACAACCAATGGGTTTTCCACTCCGGAACCATCCCCACCCCATCCAATAAACTCTGCATTCCCCTGAGGCGAAGCGGTAAGAGTAACAGTTTCGCCCTGCTCAAATACACTCTTTTCAGGAGAGATCGTAACTGCTCCGGGCCCATCGGAATTCACCTGTAACCTGTAACCTGAAAAACCGGT
The DNA window shown above is from Chitinispirillales bacterium ANBcel5 and carries:
- a CDS encoding carbohydrate binding domain-containing protein — translated: MVKKTILFTAVFCLNLYALAVFHVGNSQTDAAYGIVDIAIDRGYDHFFGRHMIPGAPLEWLWDNICNGHREPRSLGDCADEILRARSWDVVVMQHRQRSVESDVNSAIGYMTAAFVGNPDCQAYYFQEYVQPRDANDPEDVVSYWLQNNPSINHRTRLSTHMRADSLTSVLVGMGRKPARIVPIGEVFFEINRRISSGQTFPEVTVNYDLFSSDSVHLNSKGMYINAVTHFATIYGEDPHNSPISGLRHWQGAYGVSQEFAEAVWEVVWTVVSNHDYTGFSGYRLQVNSDGPGAVTISPEKSVFEQGETVTLTASPQGNAEFIGWGGDGSGVENPLVVTMNSNKIITATFFDPDAPMVKNGDFSQEDQYWTFITFDDGDGTFSTLHNRADVTITDGGSLQWHVQLYQENITLNENTYYKFSFDAMAQSSRDIAVSLKHNDLPWTPYLEEVVSLTTEMKTYDFVFKMVEPNDSNSRAEFNFGTSDGNISIDNVSLTVVEHTTSVAHQLLSNSTGIKVKRHGPVLKLNTASEGTRSVQLYDARGRVIRSWNINGPGTHYLSVGALAGGIYILKMTEGKTNFVRRLKFQ